A window of the Salarias fasciatus chromosome 7, fSalaFa1.1, whole genome shotgun sequence genome harbors these coding sequences:
- the fbln1 gene encoding fibulin-1 isoform X1, giving the protein MAPRALLLCVLLPLLSGQETPLVSLEDCCKDGQKRGTDNEDCASLPLISPSTMCRIVQEQCCVTVLEDTMCTTGINVAKDQGVCDSLFANTCETKTTKMCCDCCLVGKAAQEQGLPCDHSLSMGYQCGLVSRACCVHGDSDNQTQPGITSQPELPNKDDTNDNGDNSVLGDLCNGKCAHVCEGNNTCACFKGHKLKPDGRSCEDINECLLGVSNCRAGERCINTEGSFRCQREVSCGTGYELTDTNNCKDINECEAGIHNCGPELECQNTQGSFRCVPKVKCGPGYLQDALGSCIDINECVIQTSPCLRGQVCVNTAGSYTCRANVLNCGRGYHLSDDGTRCVDVDECKGPEKVCEGHGCVNQLGSYRCECETGYSFNSITRLCEDINECRHYPGRLCAHKCENILGSYQCSCTTGFKLAADGRNCDDLNECESNPCSQECANVYGSYQCYCRRGYQLSDIDGMTCEDIDECALPTGGHICSYRCHNTPGSFHCSCPVSGYTLAVNGRSCQDIDECVTGTHTCGENQSCFNVQGGFRCLSFECPNNYRRVGETAARLERSDTIRCMKSCQPNDIACVLDPTHSVSHTFISLPTFREFTRPEEIVFLRTTVPAYGSYHHLGSYDVKFDILEGNLENAFDIVKRVENGLYVGVVRQVKPLIGPVTTVLKLSMRNLTTQGDSGQNVINVHVFVSEFWF; this is encoded by the exons aaacaCCGCTGGTCTCCCTGGAGGACTGCTGTAAAGATGGCCAGAAGCGCGGTACTGATAATGAGGACTGTGCGTCCCTCCCTCTCATATCCCCGTCGACCATGTGCAG GATCGTGCAGGAGCAGTGCTGTGTGACCGTGCTGGAGGACACCATGTGCACCACCGGGATCAACGTGGCCAAAGACCAAGGAGTCTGTGACTCCTTATTCGCCAACACCTGCGAGACCAAGACCACAAAG ATGTGCTGTGACTGCTGCCTTGTGGGTAAGGCGGCCCAGGAGCAGGGCTTGCCCTGTGATCACAGCCTGTCCATGGGCTACCAGTGTGGCCTGGTGTCTCGGGCCTGCTGTGTGCACGGAGACTCAGACAACCAAACTCAGCCGGGAATCACGTCGCAACCTGAAT TGCCAAACAAGGACGACACAAACGACAATGGAGATAATTCAGTGTTGGGGGATTTGTGCAATG GGAAGTGTGCTCATGTTTGTGAGGGGAACAACACTTGTGCCTGTTTCAAAGGCCACAAACTCAAACCAGATGGCAGGAGCTGCGAGG ACATCAATGAGTGTTTGCTGGGAGTCAGTAACTGTCGGGCCGGAGAGCGCTGTATCAACACAGAGGGCTCGTTTCGGTGCCAGAGGGAGGTCAGCTGTGGGACAGGCTATGAACTCACCGACACCAACAACTGCAAAG ATATCAATGAGTGTGAGGCCGGCATCCACAACTGTGGCCCGGAGCTCGAGTGCCAAAACACCCAGGGCTCTTTCCGTTGTGTCCCCAAGGTGAAGTGTGGTCCCGGCTACCTCCAGGACGCCCTTGGAAGCTGCATCG aTATCAATGAATGTGTTATCCAGACAAGCCCGTGCCTCCGAGGACAGGTTTGTGTCAACACAGCTGGTTCCTACACCTGCCGGGCGAACGTTCTGAACTGCGGCAGAGGATACCACCTCAGCGACGACGGCACACGCTGTGTTG ATGTTGATGAGTGTAAAGGCCCTGAAAAGGTCTGTGAAGGTCACGGATGCGTTAACCAGCTGGGCTCCTACCGTTGTGAGTGTGAGACTGGCTACTCCTTCAACAGCATCACTCGGCTCTGTGAAG ATATAAATGAATGCAGGCACTATCCTGGACGCCTGTGCGCTCATAAGTGTGAGAACATCCTGGGGTCCTACCAGTGTAGCTGTACCACAGGCTTCAAGCTGGCTGCCGACGGCAGAAATTGTGACG ATCTGAACGAGTGTGAAAGCAACCCATGCAGCCAGGAGTGCGCCAACGTGTACGGCTCCTACCAGTGCTACTGCCGCCGTGGCTACCAGCTCAGCGACATAGATGGCATGACCTGCGAAG ACATCGATGAGTGCGCCCTGCCCACAGGAGGTCATATCTGCTCCTACCGCTGCCACAACACGCCaggcagcttccactgctcctGTCCCGTCAGCGGATACACCCTGGCAGTAAATGGACGCAGCTGTCAGG ATATTGATGAGTGTGTGACGGGAACACACACGTGCGGTGAGAATCAGAGCTGCTTCAACGTGCAGGGAGGATTCAGATGTCTGTCCTTCGAGTGTCCGAACAACTACCGCCGCGTTGGAGAGAC AGCGGCGAGGCTTGAACGCTCTGACACCATTCGCTGTATGAAGTCCTGTCAGCCCAACGACATCGCCTGTGTTCTGGACCCCACGCACTCCGTGTCCCACACCTTCATTTCCCTGCCCACCTTCAGAGAGTTCACGAGGCCAGAGG AGATTGTTTTTCTGAGGACGACGGTGCCGGCTTATGGGTCCTATCATCACTTAGGCAGTTACGACGTCAAGTTTGACATCTTGGAGGGCAACCTGGAGAACGCCTTTGACATCGTCAAGCGAGTGGAGAATGGACTGTATGTGG GTGTCGTTCGTCAGGTGAAGCCCCTGATCGGTCCCGTGACGACAGTGCTGAAACTGTCGATGCGCAACCTGACGACTCAAGGCGACTCAGGCCAGAACGTCATCAACGTGCACGTCTTCGTCTCAGAGTTTTGGTTTTGA
- the fbln1 gene encoding fibulin-1 isoform X2, producing the protein MAPRALLLCVLLPLLSGQETPLVSLEDCCKDGQKRGTDNEDCASLPLISPSTMCRIVQEQCCVTVLEDTMCTTGINVAKDQGVCDSLFANTCETKTTKMCCDCCLVGKAAQEQGLPCDHSLSMGYQCGLVSRACCVHGDSDNQTQPGITSQPELPNKDDTNDNGDNSVLGDLCNGKCAHVCEGNNTCACFKGHKLKPDGRSCEDINECLLGVSNCRAGERCINTEGSFRCQREVSCGTGYELTDTNNCKDINECEAGIHNCGPELECQNTQGSFRCVPKVKCGPGYLQDALGSCIDINECVIQTSPCLRGQVCVNTAGSYTCRANVLNCGRGYHLSDDGTRCVDVDECKGPEKVCEGHGCVNQLGSYRCECETGYSFNSITRLCEDINECRHYPGRLCAHKCENILGSYQCSCTTGFKLAADGRNCDDLNECESNPCSQECANVYGSYQCYCRRGYQLSDIDGMTCEDIDECALPTGGHICSYRCHNTPGSFHCSCPVSGYTLAVNGRSCQDIDECVTGTHTCGENQSCFNVQGGFRCLSFECPNNYRRVGETRCERLLCNESVECLTMPLRITYYYLTFPTNIPVFTNIFRMGPSHTVSGDDIQIAITSGNEGGFFRTERMPTGGVMSVAKLISRPQDFDLSVELKLRRYGSVTTHLAKVLVFVTQEEPRVPYNPLLE; encoded by the exons aaacaCCGCTGGTCTCCCTGGAGGACTGCTGTAAAGATGGCCAGAAGCGCGGTACTGATAATGAGGACTGTGCGTCCCTCCCTCTCATATCCCCGTCGACCATGTGCAG GATCGTGCAGGAGCAGTGCTGTGTGACCGTGCTGGAGGACACCATGTGCACCACCGGGATCAACGTGGCCAAAGACCAAGGAGTCTGTGACTCCTTATTCGCCAACACCTGCGAGACCAAGACCACAAAG ATGTGCTGTGACTGCTGCCTTGTGGGTAAGGCGGCCCAGGAGCAGGGCTTGCCCTGTGATCACAGCCTGTCCATGGGCTACCAGTGTGGCCTGGTGTCTCGGGCCTGCTGTGTGCACGGAGACTCAGACAACCAAACTCAGCCGGGAATCACGTCGCAACCTGAAT TGCCAAACAAGGACGACACAAACGACAATGGAGATAATTCAGTGTTGGGGGATTTGTGCAATG GGAAGTGTGCTCATGTTTGTGAGGGGAACAACACTTGTGCCTGTTTCAAAGGCCACAAACTCAAACCAGATGGCAGGAGCTGCGAGG ACATCAATGAGTGTTTGCTGGGAGTCAGTAACTGTCGGGCCGGAGAGCGCTGTATCAACACAGAGGGCTCGTTTCGGTGCCAGAGGGAGGTCAGCTGTGGGACAGGCTATGAACTCACCGACACCAACAACTGCAAAG ATATCAATGAGTGTGAGGCCGGCATCCACAACTGTGGCCCGGAGCTCGAGTGCCAAAACACCCAGGGCTCTTTCCGTTGTGTCCCCAAGGTGAAGTGTGGTCCCGGCTACCTCCAGGACGCCCTTGGAAGCTGCATCG aTATCAATGAATGTGTTATCCAGACAAGCCCGTGCCTCCGAGGACAGGTTTGTGTCAACACAGCTGGTTCCTACACCTGCCGGGCGAACGTTCTGAACTGCGGCAGAGGATACCACCTCAGCGACGACGGCACACGCTGTGTTG ATGTTGATGAGTGTAAAGGCCCTGAAAAGGTCTGTGAAGGTCACGGATGCGTTAACCAGCTGGGCTCCTACCGTTGTGAGTGTGAGACTGGCTACTCCTTCAACAGCATCACTCGGCTCTGTGAAG ATATAAATGAATGCAGGCACTATCCTGGACGCCTGTGCGCTCATAAGTGTGAGAACATCCTGGGGTCCTACCAGTGTAGCTGTACCACAGGCTTCAAGCTGGCTGCCGACGGCAGAAATTGTGACG ATCTGAACGAGTGTGAAAGCAACCCATGCAGCCAGGAGTGCGCCAACGTGTACGGCTCCTACCAGTGCTACTGCCGCCGTGGCTACCAGCTCAGCGACATAGATGGCATGACCTGCGAAG ACATCGATGAGTGCGCCCTGCCCACAGGAGGTCATATCTGCTCCTACCGCTGCCACAACACGCCaggcagcttccactgctcctGTCCCGTCAGCGGATACACCCTGGCAGTAAATGGACGCAGCTGTCAGG ATATTGATGAGTGTGTGACGGGAACACACACGTGCGGTGAGAATCAGAGCTGCTTCAACGTGCAGGGAGGATTCAGATGTCTGTCCTTCGAGTGTCCGAACAACTACCGCCGCGTTGGAGAGAC TCGATGTGAACGCTTGCTTTGCAATGAGTCTGTCGAGTGCCTGACCATGCCCCTGAGAATAACCTACTATTACCTCACCTTCCCCACCAACATCCCCGTCTTCACCAACATCTTCCGCATGGGCCCCTCCCACACCGTGTCTGGCGACGACATCCAGATTGCCATCACTTCTGGCAACGAGGGCGGGTTCTTCAGGACAGAGCGGATGCCCACCGGCGGCGTGATGTCGGTGGCGAAGCTCATTAGCCGGCCGCAGGACTTTGACCTGTCTGTGGAGCTGAAACTGCGCCGCTACGGCTCAGTGACCACACACCTGGCGAAAGTGCTGGTGTTTGTGACGCAGGAGGAGCCCAGAGTACCTTATAATCCCCTGTTAGAGTAA